Within Argonema galeatum A003/A1, the genomic segment TTCTCTATCTGGTTCTAGAAACTGCGGTATTCCCAACGCTAATAGCGCCTCAACTTTTAAAGTGTAAATCTTGATGTCTGGCAAGAAAACTTTACCATCTCCTCTATAAAGTTGCTGGTTCCACTCCTGAAAGTCTCGCAATCGGAAATATTCGCTCTCATCAGTTAAATAGTAGTGCAACAACAACTGTGAATAATATTTCCGATCGTCGCGCAGCTTCAATTGAGGAGTAACTTCTACCCCATAACGCTTTTGCAGGATATATTTATCGATTTGATTTCGCTCGGATTCAGTAAGCGATCGCTTTTTTGACAGCCGATCATATTCTTTGTGACTGATATCTGGAGAATAGGCAACTGCTGAGGCAGATTGTAACTCGGATTGAATGCGAATCTTTTTTATTTGATTTTTAATTAATTTTGCTTTTTGACTGCGTTCTGAAAATTCTCTTTGGGCTTTGACTATTTCTTGTACCAGATTTTTTCGGATTTCGCGATCGGCAGCAGTTGTTGCTATCAATGCCATTCGCAGATCTCTAATCGTATCCCTCGACAGAACATCGCTAATTACATTTATCTGATGCTTTTCATCAATCAAGCCTTCTAACATTGATTGACGATACAGCACAATTGAGGCATTTACCCTAGCTGCAAATTTAGCCCAAATTCTGAGATGAATCAGATCGTAAACTAAAGGTAAATCCACATCTACTTTATGCAGCGGACTCATCAAAGCTAGATTTTCTGTGTGATTCTCCTGATACCATTCAGACAAAACTCGATAATTTTTACTGCCACAAGCGATCGAACCTATCCCCCGTTTGGCACACCAGACAATCCGGGGAACGCTGGGACGTACTCTGGCTAAGGCTTGTCGTGCTTCCCAGTCTGGAATTACGCCAATAAAGATGCCATAAACGCGATCGAAATATTCCACATCAATGCTGATTCCAGTACCCAAACTGGGAGTGACAAAAACCGCATTATAATCTAAAACTTTTTGGTTGATATTTTCTACAAAATTAACGGCTTTATGACCGAGTGTGCTAGTTGTTTGACTGCTGACTACTAGCGTCTTGGGATACTGACGCAGCAACTGCTCTAACCGCTGTTTAATGTAGCTGTCTATAGTTTCGCAACTGTAACGTCCGCAGCGGCTATCGGTAGTAACATAGCACTTTTTTCCGGCTATTAGGTCAACTTCCAGCTGCTGAATTAGCAGGGTTGGGTTTGGGGTATCGTAAAAAGTAATGTCCCAACCGCGATCGCATTTCCACTCATTCACTACCACCCACGGCGAAATCTGAATTCCAGAGAGTCCTTTGAGGTAGTCTAAGGAAAGATCTGATAAGTCAGCATCTTGGGCAATAACTAAACCACCAGTTTGCAGCACGGTGGAAATTAGTTGCTGAAAGACTCTTAAAATCAAGACTCGTTTTTCTTGGCAAGTACTGCTGTTGAGGAGATGCCACAAACATTGCTCAACTTCATCCAAAATGACGATCGCACCTTGCCATTCCGACGGCTTCAGCTTCCAAATCGAATCAATACAAAGTCCTAGCGATCCGTGATTGGGGACTGGGGACTGGGGATTGGGGATTGGGACGTTTTGAGTTAAGAAATTCCCTCTGCCCCTCTGCCCCTCTGCCCCTCTGCCCCTCTGCTCCCCCGCTCCTCTGCTCCCCAGTCCCCACTTCACCCCGGTCTTGTCGCACAAGAATTGCCCCAGCTGTATTCTGTGGGTAAGCAATAAGATGGGTTGACCTCTTTTTTTCGCTTCTTCTACCAAGGGTAAGAGTGCGGTCGTTTTTCCTGTGCCTTTGGCAGACTTGACTCCAATCAATCCAGATGTGGGAAAAGGCAGTTTTTCTAGGTAGGGACAGTTGAGCGATAATGCTTGAGTATAAGTTAGCTCTGTGTGGGGTTTGGTTTTGGCAATGTCAGTTTCTAAGTCGGCGCTAGCTTGATAAACTAACTCGAATGCAGCAGCGCCTTGAGCAACGATAAATTCATCAACGCCTTTTTCTAATCCGGTCAGCCGGATTACTTTGACGGCGCAACCTTTTTCTTCTAAGAGTTTACCTAATTGAGCGATCGCATTATTGACTGCTTGGATCGTCTTGGGCTTAGTTTCATAGTCAAAACAAATATAAAATGTGCCAGCACTTTCAGTAAATGGGAGAAGATCTGGGATTAACTGTCGGCAAATAACTTTGCCTTGAAAGTCCTTCGTCACCCGATAACCGCTGGTAATTCCCGATAATGCTAAAGCAGCATATCCTTCACTCAACAAAGCTGCTGCTTTCTTCGCTCCCTCGCAGATAATCAAAGGGATTTTCGCTTCCACCACCCACTGCCAAAACCCAAGCGCTTCTCCAGTTTGGATAATAACTATGTTCTCTGGCATCGCAACACCGTAGCGCCGGGAAACCTGCTGCCATATATGTAGCGGCACCCTCAGACAAAAAACCCGCGTCGGTGTTTTCGGTGGATGCTCGTACTTAACCGGCTTGGCCTTTTTGTTTAGCCTGGGACGGTTTGGCTTATAACACCCCCACTTCATCTCCCGCCAATGGTTGAGGGGGTCTAGTCCCGAACACCACCAACCTCCCGAAGCGACAAAGGTCTGGCTACGCAGCCACCTTCTGTGTTGTCGCTCAGCATTATTGCTGGGTATGGGAGAGGAGATTAACAGATGCTCTAGGACAGCATCAGCTTCCAGCGAAATGAAATTCAGCGCCGCCAGCTTAGTGTCAATGCCGCTGCACGCTAATTCTTGGAAGTGTTCGAGGTCTAAACTGGGTGGACGCATTTGCACGATCGTACTTAAGAGTCATAACTTGAGCGACAGGGATCTAAAACCTTACACTACCTGTAGGGTTCTTGGCAACGCGCTCTACGCTACTATTAGCGTTGGGTTAGCGATCGCACGATTTGAGGACTGTCCCTCCGGCGATCGCAACTGGGCTTGAGTAGAGTTATACTTTAGGTTCAAAAAGCAAATGCCTATGCAATAGGGCCCTTCGGAGGCTTATCCTATGCCAACCATCAAAACAGATATTTTAATTCAAGAAATGCGATCGCTACTGTAGTTCAACGCTCATTGCTCCATCAGCAGCCTTACATAATCTAGACTTCGATATTAAGCGGCTGCTGAGAGGTCGCTCACCATCTTCACCCGTCCTTTCAGTACTGCTCTCAGTAGTCTGTTGAGAGAGCCTCTGTCTTCTTCATCCAAGCATTCATCTAGGGTAGCTACCATCAGTCCATAACGATCGGCTAAGGTCAGAACACCTGTGTTAGTAACGGAGACGAGGATTTCGGAAATGGCACCGGGAAGGTTGACTGGGTACATCATGGGAGCGCGTTGAACTCTACAACTCTAATATCCCGTGTTTTCACCAGGATAACTGCGATCGCTTTGGCAAGTAACCTGTGAGAATTACTGGCTTTTTAAGTGATGGCGGCTAACACATCTCAGTGAGCTCAATTACAAAGGTCGTGCCCCAGCATCACTCCCCGACTAAATCTAAATTTACATCTGTGTTCATCTGTAGTAAAAAATATCCACATCGTTGACAAAAACAGCAATCTATGTATTCAGGAGGGAACAAAAGCGATATGCCTACGGCACGCTGCGCGATCGCAATCCCCTAAAATATCCAAAATGCGATCGCATTTCTTACTCATCTTCATCGTTGTCTGAATCAGAAAACAGAGATTCTAAATCTCGATATCCACTAATCACGCGAGTTACATCAATTCCATCTTCACTGGGATAATAAAAAATGATGTAATCATCAATAGTAAAACCTCGCAATCCAGGAGCAAGCTTTTCGTAGCTTTTTCCCATATTAGGAAAACTGGCTACAATTTGACACTTCTTACGAATGGCATCAAAAACTTTACTAGCAGCACTAGCATTATTTTGAGCAATATAATTGCAAATCTCATCTAAGTCTCGAACAGCTTCATCTGAAAAAGAGTAACTGCTCATCCTTCTACTCCAAAATCACGCCGCAGCTTCTCTTGGAGTCTAGCAAAAACTTCTTCGCCATCAGTAGTCTGTCCTTTTTTAATTTGTTCAGTTCCTACAGCTATTTTTTGACGGAGTTCTTCTAGACGTATTTCATCTCTTTGTTGATTTAATTCTTCTAGCAGCTTTAATGCTTCACTAATCAGTTGCTCTGCGGTTTGATATCGTCCTTTTTTAATCTCTGCTTGAATAAATTGTTCTTGCTCGGCTCTAAGGGTGATGTTCATCATTTTATTTCCTTTTCGGGCAAAGCGATCGTATAGAATAACTTGTTTGGGGGTAAGTCTATCATTCAGTTTAACTCAGAATAGCTTACTTGTGTCTGAAATTTAGAAATCGAAACCTAAGACAAATTCGCGATCGCAGCTACAATCTGTTCTGACACTGATAACCAACTCTTAGTTTTAGCCTTCAAAACCACAATAAATTGATGAGATGATAGCGGACAAATAACCTCTGTTTCCCCTTCTTGGTTAGTAAACTCTACCTCATATTTACCATCAGCATAACAATCTACAATTGCTCCTTGCACTCCCGCAAAAAGATTATACTCAGGCAGATTAACCAGCAATTCAATTACATCAAATAATTCTGGTTCAATCATCTTCTCCTCCGTACAAAAAGCGTTACTAATCTCGCTGCATCACTACCTGGTTCTACTATCCAACCTGTACGCACAATTTCTTGCTGTCCTTCAGTTCCAGTAATTTCTAAATCTACTCGATAACGTTGTCCATGTTCGTCAGTTTGTCCTAAAATTGCTTCAGCCTCAAGCGCTTGTGCCGAAATTTGTTCTAGGAGAGGCTCATAATTATAGCAACCGCTCTCGTCGATTAGGGCAGTAGGGGCGAAGCATTCGGGTAGTAAATCTTCGGTTTTAACCAATAAATTATATGCCCGAATGCTTCGCCCCTAGCCCCTAGCCCCCTCCCCAGATTTATGGCTTAACCGACTCATCGGTTGCTATATCTCTGGTAAAACCTAAATGACGCTGAAACATTACCGCTTTGTCGCCGCCTATTGGGTTGTCAGGATTAAGCGCGTATTCCCTCAATTTGCGGGGGTCGATGACAAGGCGGCTAATAATATCTCTTAGCTTCATTCTTGTTTACCTTAGATTGTAACTAAAGGTCATAGACTTGCACCGAACGCAAAGAAACACTGATAGCCATCTGATAGTCAATAGTCAATATGCAAACAAAAAAAAGATTCACTCCAGAGATGCTACGATCTCCAGAGTAAATCTTTGTATTCATCTGCCCGTGGGGGTTTTGGCTGTTTTCTTAAATATCGGAGCGACAGGATTTGAACCTGCGACCCCCACTACCCCAAAGTGGTGCGCTACCAAGCTGCGCTACGCCCCGATTTCAATTCGCTTTCCTAGTATAGCACAAAAAAAATAATTGACAACTAGAAAACTTTTAGCACTTGAACGGCTTGAAGCAAGCCGGGAACTGCATCGGCTGGCCAGCTGCCCTCGCACTGCCGATCGCAATTCACAATCAAATGAAGGCTGTAGGCATGGGGATAGCCCGCCACTTCCAGCCACAGTAAATCGCTTTCGGCTTCGCAGGCTATTTTCTCCTCATCCATCAACTCGCTAGCTATCTGGCTCATCGTTGCTGCCAATTGCTCCAGCAATCGGCAAAAATCATTTAACTCAGCCTCGGTTAGCTCGATCGCCCAGTTATCCCCTCCGACTAAACCTTTAAACTTAGCAGCATTGGGATTCCAGCCCATACGCCAACCTTCTCCACTCTTGACAATCCGCTCCATATATGCTATTGCCTGAGTAGCTGAGCGTCTCCCGGTTGGGGTTGCTGTCGGGGGGAGTTGGGATTCGGTGCTGGTGGGGGTTCTTGTCCTGGGGTGGGATCGGGCTTTGGTTGAGACTCAGCAGCAACGTTAGGATTAAAGATGCTGACGATCGCATTGATGAGGGCATCCCGCTGAGCGCGACTGAGGCGACTGATGACAGCGCGATCGTTATCGATCGGATTTTGCCGCAAAGTATCGTTACCCGGATACGCCGCTTCCCCCATAAAGTCATTCGCGCCCAGATAGTCTGCCATAGTCAGCTTCC encodes:
- a CDS encoding DUF6883 domain-containing protein, coding for MKLRDIISRLVIDPRKLREYALNPDNPIGGDKAVMFQRHLGFTRDIATDESVKP
- a CDS encoding type II toxin-antitoxin system ParD family antitoxin, producing the protein MMNITLRAEQEQFIQAEIKKGRYQTAEQLISEALKLLEELNQQRDEIRLEELRQKIAVGTEQIKKGQTTDGEEVFARLQEKLRRDFGVEG
- a CDS encoding DUF6883 domain-containing protein — encoded protein: MVKTEDLLPECFAPTALIDESGCYNYEPLLEQISAQALEAEAILGQTDEHGQRYRVDLEITGTEGQQEIVRTGWIVEPGSDAARLVTLFVRRRR
- a CDS encoding type II toxin-antitoxin system RelE/ParE family toxin; this encodes MSSYSFSDEAVRDLDEICNYIAQNNASAASKVFDAIRKKCQIVASFPNMGKSYEKLAPGLRGFTIDDYIIFYYPSEDGIDVTRVISGYRDLESLFSDSDNDEDE
- a CDS encoding plasmid replication protein, CyRepA1 family — its product is MRPPSLDLEHFQELACSGIDTKLAALNFISLEADAVLEHLLISSPIPSNNAERQHRRWLRSQTFVASGGWWCSGLDPLNHWREMKWGCYKPNRPRLNKKAKPVKYEHPPKTPTRVFCLRVPLHIWQQVSRRYGVAMPENIVIIQTGEALGFWQWVVEAKIPLIICEGAKKAAALLSEGYAALALSGITSGYRVTKDFQGKVICRQLIPDLLPFTESAGTFYICFDYETKPKTIQAVNNAIAQLGKLLEEKGCAVKVIRLTGLEKGVDEFIVAQGAAAFELVYQASADLETDIAKTKPHTELTYTQALSLNCPYLEKLPFPTSGLIGVKSAKGTGKTTALLPLVEEAKKRGQPILLLTHRIQLGQFLCDKTGVKWGLGSRGAGEQRGRGAEGQRGRGNFLTQNVPIPNPQSPVPNHGSLGLCIDSIWKLKPSEWQGAIVILDEVEQCLWHLLNSSTCQEKRVLILRVFQQLISTVLQTGGLVIAQDADLSDLSLDYLKGLSGIQISPWVVVNEWKCDRGWDITFYDTPNPTLLIQQLEVDLIAGKKCYVTTDSRCGRYSCETIDSYIKQRLEQLLRQYPKTLVVSSQTTSTLGHKAVNFVENINQKVLDYNAVFVTPSLGTGISIDVEYFDRVYGIFIGVIPDWEARQALARVRPSVPRIVWCAKRGIGSIACGSKNYRVLSEWYQENHTENLALMSPLHKVDVDLPLVYDLIHLRIWAKFAARVNASIVLYRQSMLEGLIDEKHQINVISDVLSRDTIRDLRMALIATTAADREIRKNLVQEIVKAQREFSERSQKAKLIKNQIKKIRIQSELQSASAVAYSPDISHKEYDRLSKKRSLTESERNQIDKYILQKRYGVEVTPQLKLRDDRKYYSQLLLHYYLTDESEYFRLRDFQEWNQQLYRGDGKVFLPDIKIYTLKVEALLALGIPQFLEPDREFRETDIDLIRLRETTVRCSKQIKRSTGVTIPMDTESDRLTSIKILSQFLRLLGLKLKRFKLTGDANLNPHILYKIASETFHDGRQEILEVWHERDTLILETPSNNRFNLLAHIPPLQLAELVLS
- a CDS encoding DUF1818 family protein, with the translated sequence MERIVKSGEGWRMGWNPNAAKFKGLVGGDNWAIELTEAELNDFCRLLEQLAATMSQIASELMDEEKIACEAESDLLWLEVAGYPHAYSLHLIVNCDRQCEGSWPADAVPGLLQAVQVLKVF
- a CDS encoding DUF4926 domain-containing protein, with amino-acid sequence MIEPELFDVIELLVNLPEYNLFAGVQGAIVDCYADGKYEVEFTNQEGETEVICPLSSHQFIVVLKAKTKSWLSVSEQIVAAIANLS